From Vitis vinifera cultivar Pinot Noir 40024 chromosome 14, ASM3070453v1, a single genomic window includes:
- the LOC132255050 gene encoding superoxide dismutase [Cu-Zn]-like, with the protein MRVFVELSNSLKKEMVIKKSTKFLWISSTTVTGSLSGLKPGLHGFHVHALGDTTNGCMSTGPHFNPAGKEHGAPEDENRHAGDLGNVIVGEDGTVNFKIVDKQVFPFYATVIL; encoded by the exons ATGAGGGTGTTTGTGGAACTATCTAACTCGCTGAAGAAGGAGATGGTAATCAAGAAATCTACCAAGTTTCTCTGGATAA GTTCAACTACAGTGACTGGGAGTCTTTCTGGCCTTAAGCCTGGACTTCATGGCTTCCATGTGCATGCCCTTGGGGACACAACAAATGGTTGCATGTCAACTG GACCTCATTTCAATCCTGCTGGAAAAGAGCATGGTGCTCCTGAAGACGAGAATCGTCATGCTGGTGATTTAGGAAATGTCATTGTTGGTGAGGATG GTACtgttaatttcaaaattgttgACAAGCag GTGTTTCCATTTTATGCTACTGTTATTCTATGA
- the LOC100247035 gene encoding uncharacterized protein LOC100247035, whose amino-acid sequence MEEAAAESQSQPSDDPDRLALVLVKGPPSKRPRSARNLRSGLIGRLQDRQQEIEVSCSSAHDAHPEGGEVEMATETPAVPVMVPNEVAPRETHPAVNVEAPNPKQESPSVASSGGDLVNDAACTSASPFSYAELEDKLKQIPPGSTAIVPSAKMFEMVETLVSGLRGMAQQHDLFTDLLRTTNYMKTFAFRRKDSENQLRLRLEEVEASLSTVQEDNEALRADLAEAKSREESTFTRLCEAEDEVARLRGKVRQLRTEASIEKKQKEDLQLRLTAQKEELEREFAAEREELEADYQKQVDDTFIFGYRCCMKKNGIKRDVPSIPPGEEKKLHDKPTP is encoded by the exons ATGGAGGAAGCAGCGGCAGAAAGTCAGAGTCAGCCCTCTGACGATCCGGACCGTCTGGCTCTTGTTTTGGTGAAGGGGCCACCTTCAAAGAGGCCTCGTTCGGCGCGCAATCTGAGGTCCGGACTCATCGGGCGGCTTCAAGATCGTCAGCAAGAGATCGAAGTTAGTTGCTCATCCGCCCACGACGCTCATCCGGAGGGGGGTGAAGTAGAGATGGCAACTGAGACTCCAGCCGTCCCGGTGATGGTCCCGAATGAGGTTGCACCCAGGGAGACCCATCCAGCCGTAAATGTTGAGGCCCCGAATCCGAAACAAGAGTCGCCTTCTGTCGCCTCATCAGGTGGGGATCTTGTTAATGACGCGGCTTGCACCTCCGCTAGCCCTtttagctacgcggagttggaagataAGCTGAAACAGATTCCACCCGGCTCGACTGCTATCGTACCTTCAGCCAAGATGTTCGAGATGGTGGAAACG CTGGTGAGTGGTCTCCGCGGCATGGCCCAACAACACGATCTTTTCACTGACCTGTTGCGGACCACTAATTATATGAAGACCTTTGCCTTTCGGCGCAAAGATAGTGAAAACCAGTTGCGCCTGAGACTGGAGGAGGTTGAAGCCAGCTTATCCACCGTTCAAGAGGACAACGAAGCCCTCAGGGCGGATTTGGCTGAGGCTAAGAGCCGGGAGGAATCAACATTCACCCGTCTGTGTGAGGCAGAGGATGAGGTGGCCCGGCTGAGGGGGAaggtgaggcaactccggacAGAGGCTTCAATTGAAAAGAAGCAGAAAGAAGATTTGCAGCTGCGCTTAACAGCGCAAAAAGAAGAGCTAGAGCGGGAGTTTGCtgcagagagggaggagcttgaaGCGGACTATCAAAAGCAAGTGGATGATACCTTCATCTTTGGCTATCGCTGCTGTATGAAGAAGAATGGCATAAAGCGAGAcgtcccttcaattcctccgggtgaagagaAGAAACTTCATGACAAGCCCACTCCGTGA